In one Planctomycetota bacterium genomic region, the following are encoded:
- a CDS encoding GNAT family N-acetyltransferase yields MNVQLFTTEDQLTAIRPQWEQLTRGVPFRGWRWLQTWWWHFQGATTARCQRQLYVLALYDDDQLLALAPLYLEQSPRQGRVLRWLGSGEVCTDYQTVLCRPGWEAKAAVAIADFLVARANVANDPSSWHQLSLEGVDAEDAMMCRLGQELAARELLVYGHPDLSCWRIELPATWDEYLNQVSTSHRKQLRKVLRRSIHSGRAVMRSASNVESLTAAWPMLLDLHHRRRASLGETGCFAQSHVAAFHLEAAQLLAAEGRARLHWLEWDGRPVAIEYHLLGDGVTYAYQSGLEPAELRREPGRVLQAALIQLALAEGMRTLDLMRGDEPYKAHWRAQPRAALQLWVLPRSFASHVRHSVWAASDSLRDWMRGPLPVARLPNASTPNIVSLSQTIEIPRSVGAS; encoded by the coding sequence ATGAACGTCCAACTTTTCACCACCGAAGATCAATTGACGGCCATCCGTCCCCAGTGGGAGCAGTTGACGCGCGGCGTACCGTTCCGCGGTTGGCGTTGGCTGCAAACGTGGTGGTGGCACTTTCAGGGGGCGACCACGGCTCGTTGCCAGCGCCAGTTGTACGTCTTGGCGCTCTATGACGACGACCAGTTGTTGGCCCTCGCTCCCCTGTATCTCGAACAGTCGCCGCGCCAAGGGCGAGTGTTGCGCTGGCTGGGCTCGGGCGAGGTTTGCACCGATTATCAAACGGTTCTCTGTCGGCCGGGCTGGGAAGCTAAGGCTGCCGTGGCGATCGCCGATTTCCTGGTCGCGCGGGCCAACGTGGCAAACGATCCTTCGAGTTGGCACCAACTGAGTCTGGAGGGGGTCGACGCCGAAGACGCGATGATGTGTCGATTGGGCCAGGAACTCGCGGCGCGCGAGCTGCTGGTCTATGGGCATCCCGACCTGAGTTGCTGGCGCATTGAGCTGCCGGCCACGTGGGACGAATACCTAAATCAAGTGTCGACTTCGCATCGCAAGCAACTGCGCAAAGTATTGCGGCGGTCGATTCATTCGGGCCGCGCGGTCATGCGCTCGGCTAGCAACGTCGAAAGTCTGACCGCAGCCTGGCCGATGCTGCTCGATCTGCATCACCGCCGGCGAGCCAGTCTGGGCGAAACAGGTTGTTTTGCACAATCACACGTGGCGGCGTTCCACTTGGAAGCGGCGCAATTGTTGGCCGCCGAAGGGCGCGCCCGGCTGCACTGGCTCGAATGGGACGGCCGACCGGTGGCCATCGAGTATCACCTGCTCGGCGACGGCGTGACGTACGCCTATCAGTCGGGTCTCGAACCGGCGGAACTGCGACGAGAGCCCGGCCGGGTGTTGCAGGCGGCGCTGATTCAACTGGCGCTGGCCGAGGGGATGCGCACGCTTGATTTGATGCGTGGTGATGAACCATACAAGGCCCACTGGCGGGCGCAGCCGCGCGCGGCATTGCAATTGTGGGTGCTGCCTCGCAGCTTCGCTTCGCACGTGCGCCACAGCGTCTGGGCGGCGAGTGACAGCCTGCGTGACTGGATGCGTGGGCCGTTGCCGGTGGCTCGTTTGCCGAATGCGTCCACGCCGAACATTGTAAGCTTGAGCCAGACGATTGAGATTCCACGATCAGTTGGGGCTTCCTAG
- a CDS encoding GNAT family N-acetyltransferase, producing the protein MSTTESIPTEVTSGASFIVPLTAAPAVVAINRDMTTLRATVVQANPAEVVSRDDWNRLAGDVPFRQFDWQTGWWRHYSRSASRPWTITVRDGHGELVGLLPLFLQATPIAGRVLQMLGSGEVCSDYLTLMAVPGCESAVVDAVAACLSSEQGSHWDALVLDGVTAADQNIQLLRQALERAGHQSLVSQPYSTWRIALPPTWPEYVAGLSKRRRDWVKKLQKQYFDTGRAVARIITSEAELDAAWPMFQDLHQKRRTSLGESGCFASTEFDQFHTEQARVLLAAGQLRLHWVELDGQPAAVEYGVVAGRTLYLYQSGFEPTLGKHKPGWLNTIASVRTAIDQQLEVIDFMRGDEPYKASWLARPCPLNEVRVVGRHAIARLRQRVLLLGASVRRQWRKYHESSPTPETPTEE; encoded by the coding sequence ATGTCGACGACCGAATCAATTCCAACTGAAGTAACCAGCGGCGCGAGCTTCATCGTTCCGTTGACTGCCGCGCCCGCTGTGGTGGCAATCAATCGCGACATGACAACCTTGCGTGCCACGGTAGTCCAGGCCAATCCAGCCGAAGTCGTCAGTCGCGACGATTGGAACCGTTTGGCCGGCGATGTGCCGTTTCGACAATTCGATTGGCAAACCGGCTGGTGGCGTCACTATTCTCGTTCGGCCAGCCGCCCGTGGACGATCACCGTGCGCGATGGCCACGGCGAACTGGTCGGTTTGTTGCCCTTGTTTCTGCAAGCCACACCCATTGCCGGTCGCGTGTTGCAGATGCTCGGCTCCGGCGAGGTCTGCTCGGACTATCTGACGTTGATGGCCGTGCCCGGCTGCGAAAGCGCCGTGGTCGATGCCGTCGCCGCCTGTCTGTCGAGCGAACAGGGGAGCCACTGGGACGCGCTGGTGCTCGACGGCGTGACCGCCGCGGACCAAAACATTCAATTGCTGCGGCAAGCACTCGAACGGGCCGGTCATCAGTCCCTGGTCAGCCAACCTTACAGCACGTGGCGGATCGCCCTGCCGCCGACCTGGCCCGAGTACGTGGCCGGGCTGTCCAAGCGGCGGCGCGACTGGGTCAAGAAGCTGCAGAAGCAATATTTCGACACGGGCCGGGCTGTGGCGCGAATCATCACCAGTGAAGCTGAACTCGACGCCGCCTGGCCGATGTTTCAGGATCTGCACCAGAAGCGCCGCACCAGCTTGGGCGAGAGCGGCTGCTTTGCGTCGACCGAGTTCGATCAATTCCACACCGAGCAGGCCCGAGTGCTGCTGGCCGCCGGCCAGTTGCGGTTGCACTGGGTTGAACTCGATGGCCAGCCCGCCGCCGTCGAATACGGCGTGGTCGCCGGCCGGACGTTGTACCTGTATCAAAGCGGCTTTGAGCCGACGCTCGGCAAGCACAAGCCGGGCTGGTTGAACACGATTGCTTCGGTGCGGACGGCGATCGATCAACAGCTTGAGGTCATTGACTTCATGCGCGGCGACGAGCCGTACAAGGCGTCGTGGCTGGCCCGGCCTTGTCCCCTGAACGAGGTCCGCGTGGTTGGGCGTCACGCCATCGCCCGGCTTCGCCAGCGGGTGCTGCTGCTGGGCGCCTCGGTTCGCCGTCAGTGGCGCAAGTATCACGAATCGTCGCCAACGCCGGAAACGCCGACCGAAGAATAA